In a genomic window of Brevinematales bacterium:
- a CDS encoding methyltransferase domain-containing protein, protein MEQFDNADQKQIFNKIFSDGKYDEPILHKKVLNLIKKRKIVYSSVLDIGGGNGMMLDMLDSAVEKHSVDISDTGVGIMCGKGINAVCHDISKNILPYEDNSFDLVISTEVLEHIVNPEFVMAEAFRVLKPGGTFIASVPNIYQLATFILIFLDIPPINSARYGSMHFRDYTKRLFKKALKEHGFIIKKVSGDIIFPFKGAVSRFFAGLFPRLSHRIIAVSQKQ, encoded by the coding sequence GTGGAACAGTTCGATAACGCCGACCAGAAACAGATATTTAATAAAATATTTTCCGATGGTAAGTATGATGAGCCGATTCTTCATAAAAAAGTCCTGAACCTGATAAAAAAACGAAAGATCGTCTATAGCAGTGTTCTCGATATCGGCGGGGGTAACGGCATGATGCTGGATATGCTCGATTCCGCCGTGGAGAAGCACTCGGTGGATATCTCCGATACCGGAGTAGGTATCATGTGCGGGAAGGGAATCAATGCTGTTTGCCACGACATATCGAAGAATATTCTACCGTACGAAGATAACAGTTTCGATCTGGTGATCTCCACCGAGGTGCTCGAGCATATCGTGAACCCCGAGTTCGTGATGGCAGAGGCGTTCCGTGTACTGAAGCCCGGCGGAACGTTTATCGCGTCGGTACCCAACATCTATCAGTTGGCGACCTTTATCCTGATATTTCTCGATATCCCGCCGATCAACAGCGCGCGCTACGGGTCGATGCATTTCAGGGACTATACCAAGCGGCTATTCAAAAAGGCGCTTAAAGAGCACGGGTTTATCATAAAAAAAGTTTCCGGCGATATCATATTCCCGTTCAAGGGGGCGGTAAGCCGCTTTTTCGCGGGATTATTTCCCCGTCTCTCTCATCGAATCATCGCGGTCAGTCAAAAACAATAA
- a CDS encoding class I SAM-dependent methyltransferase, producing MPGKSVVEKFNNERYNNDESMNLKNSMNTLRYNLIVKRIEKIMKTNPVKNPKIIDLGCGPGHLCKSIHEKGFPVIGVDISENSLKLVREKGIPTIKADLQEKLPFKDDELDILVASEVVEHIFDTETFMSELKRVMKPGGSIIITTPNVASLARRFLLFFGKNPYLDYKLSGTAGHVRYFTFKNMRDFARQFGLKVVSLETDAVNLSGSGKLYSRLLGKIFPTFGKTIILQCVK from the coding sequence ATGCCCGGGAAAAGTGTGGTTGAAAAATTCAACAACGAACGTTATAACAACGACGAAAGTATGAATCTGAAAAATAGTATGAATACGTTAAGATACAATCTTATCGTAAAAAGAATAGAAAAAATTATGAAAACAAATCCGGTAAAAAATCCGAAAATCATCGACTTGGGATGCGGCCCGGGGCATCTGTGTAAAAGTATTCACGAAAAGGGATTCCCGGTTATCGGGGTGGATATTTCGGAAAATTCCCTGAAACTGGTCCGCGAAAAAGGTATCCCGACGATAAAAGCGGATTTGCAGGAAAAACTCCCGTTTAAGGACGACGAACTGGATATTTTAGTCGCTTCGGAGGTCGTCGAGCATATATTCGATACGGAAACATTTATGTCCGAATTGAAGCGGGTAATGAAACCCGGCGGATCGATCATTATAACCACTCCGAACGTCGCGTCCTTAGCACGGCGTTTCTTGTTATTTTTCGGGAAAAATCCGTACCTCGATTATAAACTCTCCGGTACCGCCGGGCATGTCCGGTATTTCACGTTTAAAAATATGCGGGATTTCGCGCGCCAGTTCGGTTTGAAAGTCGTATCGTTGGAGACCGACGCAGTCAATCTTTCCGGTTCAGGGAAGCTGTATTCCCGGCTGCTCGGGAAAATCTTCCCGACTTTCGGTAAGACCATTATTCTACAGTGCGTAAAATAA
- a CDS encoding class I SAM-dependent methyltransferase — translation MWIWDLRHRQMFWEAERVIRDNKIDKPAVVDYAACGGEVLTEIHRKYPSAYCYGLDLVSSSIDTLKAQGIAGKTHDLENPLTLDRKFDIALAGEVIEHLISPDNFLYSINKNLNDGGTLILSFPNAMHIISILTQAFLDLPPWTGARYRSFHIREYTLRLTRRLLAAHGFKVIRRYGNEIPYMPAFTRVFTRVFPRWGRCIILVAKKVAPPNEEMIKNTGAISDTMKLLKFLKQNKQWK, via the coding sequence ATGTGGATCTGGGATCTCCGGCACCGGCAGATGTTCTGGGAGGCCGAACGTGTGATCCGTGATAATAAAATTGATAAGCCCGCGGTGGTGGATTACGCCGCATGCGGCGGGGAAGTGCTTACCGAGATTCACCGGAAATACCCCTCCGCGTACTGTTACGGCCTCGACCTCGTTTCCTCATCCATCGATACCCTGAAGGCTCAGGGGATTGCAGGAAAGACACACGACCTCGAGAACCCGCTCACTCTCGACCGTAAATTCGACATCGCGCTCGCCGGCGAGGTGATCGAGCACCTCATTTCCCCGGATAATTTTCTCTACTCCATCAATAAAAATCTCAACGACGGCGGCACCCTGATACTGTCTTTCCCCAACGCTATGCATATCATTTCGATACTTACCCAGGCATTCCTCGACCTGCCCCCGTGGACAGGCGCGCGTTACCGTTCCTTCCATATCCGCGAGTACACCCTGAGACTGACGCGCCGTCTTTTAGCCGCGCACGGCTTTAAGGTTATCCGCCGCTACGGGAACGAGATTCCCTATATGCCGGCATTTACCCGCGTGTTTACCCGTGTCTTTCCCCGTTGGGGAAGGTGTATTATACTGGTCGCGAAAAAAGTCGCCCCGCCGAACGAGGAGATGATTAAAAATACGGGCGCAATTTCCGACACGATGAAGCTCCTGAAATTCCTGAAACAGAATAAGCAGTGGAAATAA
- the gmd gene encoding GDP-mannose 4,6-dehydratase: MKTALITGINGQDGSYLAEYLLSLGYTVIGLLRRSSSPNLKRLGKVIDKIVLEYGDLLDEVSLQRIFKKYPIDEVYNLAAQSFVGLSWEQPIYTSDVNAMGTLKLLEVIRTTSPKTKFYQASTSEMFGMVQQVPQNETTPFYPRSPYGVSKLYAHWMSVNYRESYNIFACSGILFNHESPRRGNEFVTKKIVNAIKKNEILRLGNIYSKRDWGYAREYVEVMYKMLQLDTPEDFVIATGETHTIKEFAEMAFAFTGEEIHFEGEGLDEKGFTKSGRPVLEIDQQFYRPAEVNLLVGDASKAKRLLNWEPKVKFNELIEIMMKSDE, translated from the coding sequence GTGAAAACTGCTTTAATAACGGGTATCAACGGACAGGACGGCAGCTACCTTGCCGAATACTTGCTGAGTTTGGGTTACACTGTCATAGGTTTGCTCCGGCGAAGTTCATCCCCGAACCTGAAACGTTTGGGAAAAGTGATCGATAAGATCGTTCTCGAATACGGGGATTTATTGGACGAGGTGTCTCTGCAAAGGATTTTCAAAAAGTACCCGATAGACGAAGTGTATAATTTAGCGGCGCAAAGTTTCGTAGGTTTATCATGGGAACAGCCCATCTATACATCCGATGTTAACGCTATGGGAACACTGAAACTCCTCGAGGTAATCCGTACGACGTCCCCTAAAACGAAGTTCTATCAAGCCTCTACATCAGAAATGTTCGGGATGGTTCAGCAAGTCCCCCAGAACGAAACTACCCCGTTCTATCCCCGTTCGCCCTACGGGGTTTCAAAGTTATACGCCCATTGGATGTCCGTCAATTACCGCGAGAGCTATAATATCTTCGCGTGCTCGGGTATCCTTTTTAACCATGAGAGCCCCCGACGCGGAAACGAATTTGTTACTAAAAAAATCGTCAATGCGATAAAAAAGAACGAAATTCTGCGCCTGGGAAATATTTACTCTAAACGGGATTGGGGCTACGCAAGGGAATATGTCGAAGTCATGTATAAAATGCTTCAACTGGACACTCCCGAGGATTTTGTGATCGCGACCGGGGAAACGCATACTATCAAGGAATTTGCCGAGATGGCATTCGCGTTCACCGGCGAGGAAATCCACTTTGAGGGAGAAGGCCTCGATGAAAAAGGGTTTACGAAAAGCGGGCGTCCGGTACTGGAAATCGACCAGCAGTTTTACCGGCCTGCCGAGGTCAACCTGTTAGTTGGGGACGCTTCCAAGGCGAAACGTTTATTGAATTGGGAGCCCAAGGTGAAATTTAACGAATTGATCGAAATAATGATGAAATCCGATGAATAG
- a CDS encoding glycosyltransferase produces the protein MNEKSKRISIFIPQVGTGLKAGICGGGTRFFELLRAMIRDGGFDITIGFTSGGLETFRNYFANDPVVIDAIKVIPIRASLFLKNEPFRLFRAWSYFVSTLHLRSLTRRKDFGSFDIGLSPSDFFYHIEPLVKMKKKGKIAKLFSTSYHRYPKPGERKGIYLINWFMYRQQKNVFRNVSKYSDRLFINGSAEGREIAKELLQYGYSGEPIYVDLGVDKEFIDTVPADPEKKFTLIHIGMRTNKGIYDLPAIWAAVLAKFPDATLGMIGGISAEDKYKLTAEFEKLGANRNLEYLGYIFDEKKFALMKSAKLFIAPSHEEGWGIAVGEAMACGIPVAGYDLIAYKSVYGEAISYARSFDTAEFAEKVCALLSSPEEYESYQKKGTATILKYDWKEIFARELEYYKKG, from the coding sequence ATGAATGAAAAAAGTAAGAGAATAAGTATATTTATTCCGCAGGTCGGAACCGGATTAAAGGCCGGCATCTGCGGCGGCGGAACCCGTTTTTTCGAACTCCTCCGGGCGATGATACGCGACGGCGGCTTCGATATCACAATCGGTTTCACCTCGGGCGGCCTCGAAACATTCCGTAACTATTTCGCAAACGATCCGGTTGTTATCGACGCGATTAAGGTCATTCCAATCCGCGCGTCCCTTTTCCTGAAGAACGAACCCTTCCGCCTGTTCCGGGCATGGTCGTATTTTGTATCCACCCTTCACCTGCGTAGTCTTACCCGCCGGAAGGATTTCGGCTCGTTCGATATAGGGCTCTCCCCCAGCGACTTTTTTTACCATATCGAGCCGCTGGTAAAGATGAAAAAAAAGGGTAAAATCGCGAAATTGTTTTCCACGAGTTATCACCGTTACCCCAAGCCCGGCGAACGCAAGGGGATCTATCTCATCAACTGGTTCATGTACCGCCAGCAAAAAAACGTCTTCCGTAACGTCAGCAAATACTCCGATAGGTTATTCATCAACGGGAGCGCGGAGGGACGTGAGATAGCGAAGGAACTTTTACAATACGGATACAGCGGCGAGCCAATCTATGTCGACCTCGGGGTCGATAAGGAATTTATCGATACGGTTCCAGCCGACCCGGAGAAAAAATTCACGCTCATCCATATCGGGATGCGGACGAATAAGGGAATCTACGACCTCCCGGCTATCTGGGCGGCTGTGCTCGCGAAGTTTCCCGACGCGACTCTCGGCATGATCGGGGGGATTTCCGCGGAGGATAAATATAAACTGACCGCGGAATTCGAGAAACTCGGCGCGAACCGGAATCTCGAATACCTGGGATATATCTTCGACGAAAAGAAATTCGCGCTGATGAAATCGGCGAAGCTGTTTATCGCGCCGTCCCACGAGGAAGGGTGGGGTATCGCCGTCGGTGAGGCGATGGCATGCGGAATCCCGGTGGCGGGGTACGACCTGATCGCCTATAAAAGCGTCTACGGTGAGGCGATCAGCTATGCCCGTTCGTTCGATACCGCCGAGTTTGCGGAAAAGGTCTGCGCGCTGTTATCCTCCCCCGAGGAGTACGAATCCTATCAGAAGAAAGGAACCGCGACCATTTTAAAATACGACTGGAAAGAAATATTCGCCCGCGAACTGGAATACTACAAAAAAGGATGA
- a CDS encoding oligosaccharide flippase family protein, whose translation MRPNLWKTVKGLLKDEYYRNSAILFIFTMASNVSQYIFKIFANRNLTKEEYGLFGALLSLIQIIAIVGVVLKTWSTKAFSQIHSYGNHKSIPGTYRYFFIIIGIFLAVFSGLFIIFLPTVMKIYKADDAAPFFLLMAIIVFEYLKVPFNSFLESFGNFFGRSISLLTMILVKVLVLGVFLFFSLTLAKTMWAVLIGYIAGFIMFVIFSLPKVTKFDIRKQDSPDKEISQKSFSFFYKIGLAIIFSTLLQTIDMQLARIRLGEALSGDFATARDLGSIVYWFGTITLPLFFISINNAFHKKQNYLPVFLKGLFVVLGVTGVGLFGFIIAIRPFVGFYNPIYLSAIDAIRYYAISCVPYILINLMLQFFISLDRYKVFIPLMLLALGQAALFYFFGQDMQSIIDIRFYSGIAILLFMGVYFFIMRNKFYKAEPDEMDPALPVEDETL comes from the coding sequence ATGCGTCCGAATCTTTGGAAAACCGTCAAGGGACTGCTGAAAGACGAATACTACCGAAATAGCGCCATTCTCTTTATTTTTACCATGGCGAGCAATGTTTCGCAGTATATTTTTAAGATTTTCGCGAACCGGAACCTCACCAAGGAGGAATACGGCCTATTCGGGGCGCTTCTGTCGCTGATCCAGATTATCGCGATAGTTGGCGTCGTGCTGAAAACATGGAGCACCAAGGCCTTCTCGCAGATACATTCCTACGGCAACCATAAAAGTATCCCCGGAACCTACCGTTATTTTTTCATCATTATCGGGATATTTCTCGCGGTATTCTCCGGGCTATTTATCATCTTCCTCCCCACGGTGATGAAGATATACAAGGCCGACGACGCCGCGCCGTTTTTTCTGCTGATGGCGATCATCGTCTTCGAGTACCTGAAAGTCCCGTTCAATTCGTTCCTCGAGAGCTTCGGGAATTTTTTCGGGCGTTCCATATCCCTGTTAACCATGATACTGGTGAAGGTTCTCGTGCTCGGTGTTTTCCTGTTCTTCAGCCTCACCCTCGCGAAAACCATGTGGGCAGTCCTGATCGGGTATATCGCGGGATTCATCATGTTCGTTATTTTCTCGCTCCCTAAAGTCACGAAATTCGACATCCGGAAGCAGGATTCCCCCGATAAAGAAATCTCGCAGAAAAGTTTCTCGTTCTTCTATAAAATCGGGCTCGCTATCATATTCTCCACCCTGCTCCAGACTATCGATATGCAGCTCGCGCGTATCCGTCTGGGCGAGGCGCTCTCCGGGGATTTCGCGACCGCGCGTGATCTCGGGAGTATCGTGTACTGGTTCGGGACTATCACCCTGCCCCTGTTCTTTATATCGATCAATAACGCGTTCCATAAGAAGCAGAACTATCTACCTGTATTCCTGAAGGGGCTTTTTGTAGTGCTGGGGGTTACCGGAGTCGGGCTCTTCGGGTTTATTATCGCCATCCGCCCGTTCGTCGGATTCTACAACCCCATCTACCTCAGCGCGATCGACGCCATCCGTTATTACGCGATTTCGTGCGTGCCGTATATCCTGATCAACCTGATGCTCCAGTTCTTCATCTCGCTCGACCGTTATAAGGTGTTTATCCCGCTCATGCTGCTCGCCCTAGGGCAAGCCGCGCTCTTCTACTTCTTCGGGCAGGATATGCAGTCGATCATCGATATCCGTTTCTACTCGGGCATCGCGATCCTGCTGTTCATGGGGGTCTATTTCTTCATCATGCGGAATAAGTTTTATAAGGCCGAGCCGGACGAGATGGACCCCGCCTTGCCTGTAGAAGACGAGACGTTGTAA
- a CDS encoding glycosyltransferase family 2 protein, translating to MTKKVTIISACLNEEKNILRCLDSIAKQDYPHDAIEILVADAMSTDRTRELIAGWKKTNDIEIKVLDNPRIVAEFGKAVALKASTGDYVYQFDADEEMAQADMISSFVRAFEIFPDIAGVEQEFLEIPGGPALNNFLSVIHIGDLLARDIAIKPRRVDKRVIDGKVYRKYLLYPGYPATMFLKREAIEKFIGGETYEEGQVTLTLAQSENNKIAMIDGYGVYHYSVKSLGQYLKKRNKIALKHTTRIQERKTWVSYTGARTYIFAFLHLTLVFPIVFAVAKAIQKRTPLWLLYAPMAVLTTVVYAWNWLKLKITRKKAW from the coding sequence ATGACAAAAAAAGTAACCATCATCAGCGCATGCCTGAACGAGGAGAAAAATATCCTCCGGTGCCTCGATTCCATCGCGAAGCAGGATTACCCCCATGACGCGATCGAGATACTGGTCGCCGACGCGATGTCGACCGACCGTACGCGCGAACTGATCGCCGGATGGAAGAAAACCAACGACATAGAAATCAAAGTGCTGGATAACCCGCGGATAGTCGCGGAGTTCGGGAAGGCGGTCGCGCTCAAGGCGTCGACCGGCGACTATGTGTACCAGTTCGACGCGGACGAGGAGATGGCGCAGGCCGACATGATCTCGTCGTTCGTCCGCGCGTTCGAAATATTCCCCGATATCGCGGGGGTCGAGCAGGAATTCCTGGAAATCCCCGGCGGCCCGGCGCTGAATAATTTCCTCTCGGTCATCCATATCGGCGACCTTCTCGCGCGCGATATCGCGATCAAGCCGCGCCGGGTGGATAAGCGGGTGATCGACGGGAAAGTCTACCGCAAGTACCTGCTCTATCCCGGCTACCCCGCGACTATGTTCCTGAAGCGCGAGGCGATCGAGAAGTTTATCGGCGGCGAGACCTACGAGGAGGGGCAGGTTACCCTCACGCTCGCGCAGTCGGAGAACAACAAGATCGCGATGATCGACGGCTACGGGGTTTATCATTACAGCGTCAAGTCGCTCGGGCAGTACCTGAAGAAACGGAACAAGATCGCGCTCAAGCATACGACCCGTATTCAGGAGCGGAAGACGTGGGTGAGCTATACCGGCGCGCGCACGTACATCTTCGCGTTCCTGCACCTCACGCTCGTGTTCCCGATCGTGTTCGCGGTCGCGAAGGCGATCCAGAAACGGACGCCGTTATGGCTCCTGTATGCGCCGATGGCAGTTCTCACGACCGTCGTCTATGCGTGGAACTGGCTCAAGCTGAAAATTACGCGAAAGAAAGCATGGTAG